In Phycodurus eques isolate BA_2022a chromosome 10, UOR_Pequ_1.1, whole genome shotgun sequence, a genomic segment contains:
- the LOC133408416 gene encoding blue-sensitive opsin-like produces MRRNHPMELPNDFWIPIPLDTNNITLFSPFLVPQDHLGSKAIFYSMSAFMLFIFVTGTAINIATIACTVKYKKLRSHLNYILVNLAVANLLVSCVGSFTCFYCFAFRYMILGALACKIEGFTATLGGMVSLWSLAVVAFERWLVVCKPLGNIVFRPNHAIACCAATWLFALIAAVPPLFGWSRYIPEGMQCSCGPDWYTSDNKFNNESYAMFLFCFCFAVPFFTIVFCYSQLLIVLKSAAKAQAESASTQKAEREVTRMVVVMVLGFLVCWMPYASFALWVVNNRGQPFDLRLATIPSCFSKASTVYNPFIYIFLNKQFRSCMKMMLGMSGDDDDEASKSQSTTEVSKVGPA; encoded by the exons ATGAGAAGAAATCATCCCATGGAGCTCCCAAATGACTTCTGGATCCCTATTCCTTTGGACACCAACAACATCACTTTATTCAGCCCGTTCCTGGTTCCCCAAGATCACCTGGGGAGCAAGGCCATTTTTTATTCCATGTCAGCATTTATGCTCTTTATATTTGTCACTGGCACAGCAATCAATATTGCCACTATCGCATGCACTGTTAAGTACAAGAAACTACGATCTCACCTGAACTACATCCTGGTAAACTTGGCTGTGGCGAACCTCCTTGTCTCCTGTGTGGGCTCCTTCACCTGCTTTTACTGCTTTGCCTTCCGATACATGATTCTTGGAGCACTCGCGTGCAAGATTGAAGGATTTACTGCAACTCTCGGTG GTATGGTTAGCCTCTGGTCTCTGGCAGTAGTCGCTTTTGAAAGGTGGCTGGTTGTGTGCAAACCTCTGGGAAACATTGTGTTCAGACCGAATCATGCTATTGCTTGCTGTGCAGCAACTTGGCTTTTTGCTTTGATTGCTGCAGTTCCGCCGCTTTTTGGGTGGAGTCG GTATATCCCTGAGGGAATGCAGTGCTCTTGTGGGCCGGATTGGTACACGTCCGACAACAAGTTTAACAATGAGTCCTATGCGATGTTCCTCTTCTGCTTCTGCTTTGCAGTGCCATTCTTCACTATTGTTTTCTGCTACTCACAGCTACTTATTGTGCTGAAATCT GCCGCAAAAGCCCAGGCTGAGTCAGCTTCTACTCAGAAAGCAGAGAGGGAGGTGACTAGGATGGTTGTTGTCATGGTGCTGGGCTTCCTGGTGTGCTGGATGCCGTACGCCTCCTTTGCTCTTTGGGTTGTCAACAACCGTGGGCAACCTTTTGACCTGAGATTGGCCACCATACCCTCCTGTTTTTCTAAAGCCTCTACAGTCTACAATCCATTCATCTACATCTTTCTCAACAAACAG TTCCGCTCATGCATGAAGATGATGCTAGGGATGAGTGGAGACGATGACGATGAAGCATCAAAAAGTCAATCAACCACTGAAGTCTCCAAAGTTGGACCTGCTTAA
- the opn1sw2 gene encoding opsin-1, short-wave-sensitive 2: MRGHRNNELPEDFWIPVPLDTNNITSLSPFLVPQDHLGNLGTFYGMAAFMFFLFVVGTGINVLTIACTIQYKKLRSHLNYILVNLAVSNLLVSCVGSSTAFCCFSARYFIIGPLGCKIEGFMVTLGGMVSLWSLAVIAFERWLVICKPLGNFVFKPDHAIACCVFTWVFGLIASAPPLFGWSRYIPEGLQCSCGPDWYTTNNKFNNESYVIFLFCFCFAVPLATIIFCYGQLLITMKMAAKAQAESASTQKAEKEVTRMVVIMVMGFLVCWLPYASFALWVVLNRGQTFDLRMATLPSCLSKSSAVYNPIIYVVFNKQFRSCMMQMLGMGSGDEETSSSTTSVTEVSKVGPA, translated from the exons ATGAGGGGACATCGAAACAATGAACTGCCAGAAGACTTCTGGATACCTGTTCCTCTGGACACTAACAACATCACATCGCTTAGTCCATTCCTGGTTCCTCAGGACCATCTGGGGAATTTAGGCACCTTTTATGGCATGGCTGCATTcatgttctttctttttgtggTGGGAACGGGCATTAATGTCCTCACCATTGCTTGCACCATCCAATACAAGAAGCTCAGATCCCACCTGAATTACATCCTGGTGAACTTGGCAGTGTCAAACCTTCTTGTGTCATGTGTGGGCTCTTCCACCGCGTTCTGCTGTTTTTCAGCAAGGTATTTCATCATTGGACCATTGGGATGCAAGATTGAAGGTTTCATGGTGACGCTTGGTG GTATGGTAAGCCTGTGGTCTCTTGCTGTGATTGCCTTCGAACGATGGCTGGTCATTTGCAAGCCTCTTggaaactttgtttttaaaccggACCATGCTATAGCTTGCTGTGTATTCACATGGGTGTTTGGACTGATTGCCTCGGCCCCACCACTTTTCGGATGGAGTAG ATATATTCCAGAGGGCCTGCAGTGCTCCTGTGGGCCGGATTGGTACACCACAAATAATAAATTCAACAATGAATCCTATGTGATTTTCCTCTTTTGCTTCTGCTTTGCTGTTCCCTTGGCCACTATTATCTTCTGCTATGGTCAGCTGCTCATTACAATGAAAATG GCAGCAAAAGCCCAGGCTGAGTCTGCCTCCACTCAGAAAGCAGAGAAGGAAGTGACCAGGATGGTGGTCATCATGGTGATGGGCTTCCTTGTGTGCTGGCTACCCTATGCGTCCTTTGCTCTTTGGGTAGTCTTGAATCGTGGGCAGACCTTTGACCTGCGAATGGCCACATTACCTTCTTGCTTATCAAAGAGCTCAGCGGTCTACAACCCCATCATCTATGTCGTCTTCAACAAACAG TTCCGGTCATGCATGATGCAGATGTTGGGAATGGGTAGTGGTGATGAAGagacatcatcatcaacaacatCAGTGACTGAAGTCTCCAAAGTTGGGCCTGCTTAG